In a single window of the Littorina saxatilis isolate snail1 linkage group LG3, US_GU_Lsax_2.0, whole genome shotgun sequence genome:
- the LOC138961961 gene encoding uncharacterized protein, with protein MKKFGDMTLADLRTECKKRGAKQDGRKNDLVDRLEAYVKNANFGRKDDQQEKAFSLDVPEPSTYRDINLDTPLPAVTRKLVDGYLLSVDADLKQVSKSLYEETYLQYRQSLP; from the exons ATGAAGAAATTTGGTGACATGACGCTGGCTGACCTTCGAACAGAATGCAAGAAAAGGGGTGCAAAGCAAGATGGCCGGAAAAACGATCTTGTTGATCG aCTGGAAGCCTATGTGAAGAATGCCAACTTTGGACGAAAAGATGATCAACAAGAAAAGGCCTTCTCTCTGGATGTTCCAGAACCTAGCACATACCGGGACATCAACCTGGACACACCGTTGCCAGCAGTAACCAGGAAGCTTGTTGACGGATATCTACTGTCGGTAGATGCTGATCTGAAGCAG GTCAGCAAATCACTGTATGAGGAGACCTACCTGCAGTATCGACAATCACTTCCGTGA